One genomic region from Asterias amurensis chromosome 7, ASM3211899v1 encodes:
- the LOC139940017 gene encoding fructose-2,6-bisphosphatase TIGAR-like, with protein sequence MARFILTLVRHGQTIYNQDGIIQGQMDVPLSEEGRKQVWLLGKALQHHRFSKIFASDLQRASETAQAVVDLGTVERPKVITDPRLRERGYGRLEGIPVKEYQGHAKRQKKRIEFTPEGGETIEQVKSRAVDFFKDLCDDFLEGNALLTPPEKCIPAKHPRQADDGSNPPDIVHTNPGSSIAQSELSASFEKDSPPVEFSVGDDEEATSETAEPIKSCELSSEDLATEEQTTQAKKAAKSGGGEGPHFHKHLSSRSNQYAPNVTLSNSPMHAGGGELSEGAIEISYSDGSLGSQGTDDFDDDIDLDGMAADVLVVAHGVLIRELMKYFIDELNCFIPKGQNLANRVTFNTGMSRFQVDLLDGFPKMECLSIHQIDHLHQP encoded by the exons cGGTCAGACGATTTACAACCAAGATGGTATCATACAAG GTCAAATGGACGTACCATTATCTGAGGAGGGGAGGAAACAGGTCTGGTTGCTAGGCAAGGCATTGCAACATCATCGATTCTCAAAAATCTTCGCCAGTGATCTGCAAAGAGCTTCAGAG ACCGCTCAAGCTGTTGTTGACCTCGGAACAGTTGAAAGGCCAAAGGTCATCACAGATCCTAGGTTAAGAGAAAGG GGTTATGGACGATTGGAAGGAATACCCGTCAAAGAGTACCAGGGACACGCCAAGAGGCAGAAGAAGAGAATTGAGTTTACACCCGAAGGTGGAGAAACTATTGAACAA GTTAAGAGCCGAGCTGTTGATTTCTTCAAAGACCTGTGTGACGACTTTTTAGAAGGCAATGCACTTCTTACCCCTCCAGAAAAATGTATACCAGCAAAACACCCCCGCCAGGCCGATGATGGCTCCAACCCACCAGATATAGTGCACACAAATCCGGGATCTTCCATTGCACAATCAGAGTTGAGTGCTTCCTTTGAAAAGGACAGTCCGCCAGTAGAATTTAGCGTAGGCGATGACGAAGAGGCAACGAGTGAAACCGCTGAGCCAATCAAAAGCTGCGAGCTTAGCAGCGAAGATTTGGCAACGGAGGAACAAACAACTCAAGCCAAGAAGGCTGCAAAGAGTGGAGGAGGGGAAGGTCCTCATTTTCATAAACACTTGTCATCTCGCAGTAATCAGTACGCCCCCAACGTGACCCTATCAAACTCTCCCATGCATGCAGGAGGGGGCGAGTTGTCTGAGGGCGCTATTGAGATATCATACTCCGACGGTAGCCTGGGAAGTCAGGGAACCGATGATTTTGACGACGACATTGATTTGGATGGCATGGCAGCGGATGTCTTGGTGGTCGCGCATGGCGTGCTCATCCGAGAACTGATGAAGTATTTCATCGACGAGCTAAACTGCTTCATACCCAAGGGTCAGAATTTGGCCAATCGAGTTACTTTTAACACCGGAATGTCGCGGTTTCAGGTTGACCTTCTAGACGGGTTCCCAAAGATGGAATGTTTAAGCATTCATCAGATTGATCATTTGCATCAACCTTAA